In one Phyllostomus discolor isolate MPI-MPIP mPhyDis1 chromosome 8, mPhyDis1.pri.v3, whole genome shotgun sequence genomic region, the following are encoded:
- the TRIM47 gene encoding E3 ubiquitin-protein ligase TRIM47 has translation MDGSGPFNCPICLEALREPVTLPCGHNFCLPCLGALWPHRGAGGAGAPGGAARCPLCQEPFPDGLQLRKNHTLSELLQLRQGSGPRPEPGSASSPAPSPEPAAPSAPPSAPEPSAPCAPEPWPAGEDPVPCDACPEGAALPAALSCLSCLASFCPAHLGPHERSPALRGHRLVPPLRRLEESLCPRHLRPLERYCRAERVCLCEACAAQEHRGHELVPLEQERALQEAEQPKVLSAVEDRMDELGASIAQARRTVALVKSAALAERERVNQLFAEAAAALQGLQNQVLGFIEEGEATTLGHSQGDLRRQEEQRSRLSQARHNLGRVHEADSVGFLQELLALRLALEEGCGPGPGPPRELSFTKSSQAVKAVRDTLTAACASQWAQLRGLSRDEDGPPKLSEDADAESQDPDSTGALESEAPRDHFLKFAYIVDLDSDTADKYLQLFGTKGVKRVLCPINYPESPARFTHCEQVLGLGALDRGTYYWEVEIIEGWVSMGVMAEDFCPQAPYDRGRLGRNAHSCCLQWNGRSFSVWFGGLEAPLPHPFSPTVGICLEYADWALAFYAVRDGKASLLRRLKAPRARRSGPPASPVDPFQSHVDACFAGLFRTRLKPAFFLESVDAHLQIGPLKKSCISVLKRR, from the exons ATGGACGGTAGCGGGCCCTTCAACTGCCCCATCTGCCTGGAGGCGCTGCGTGAGCCGGTGACGCTGCCCTGCGGCCACAACTtctgcctcccctgcctgggCGCGCTCTGGCCGCACCGCGGCGCGGGTGGAGCGGGCGCACCGGGAGGCGCCGCCCGCTGCCCACTGTGCCAGGAGCCCTTCCCCGACGGCCTGCAGCTCCGCAAGAACCACACGCTGTCCGAACTGCTGCAGCTCCGCCAGGGCTCGGGCCCAAGGCCCGAGCCCGGCTCGGCCTCATCCCCGGCTCCATCCCCGGAGCCCGCGGCACCCAGCGCGCCGCCCAGCGCCCCAGAGCCGTCGGCTCCGTGTGCGCCTGAACCGTGGCCTGCGGGTGAAGATCCTGTGCCCTGCGACGCGTGCCCCGAGGGCGCCGCCCTGCCCGCCGCGctctcctgcctctcctgcctcGCCTCCTTCTGCCCCGCACACCTGGGTCCTCATGAGCGCAGCCCCGCGCTACGCGGTCACCGCCTGGTGCCGCCGCTGCGCCGGCTGGAGGAGAGCCTGTGCCCACGCCACCTGCGGCCGCTCGAGCGCTACTGCCGCGCGGAGCGCGTGTGCCTGTGCGAGGCCTGCGCCGCCCAGGAGCATCGAGGCCACGAGCTCGTGCCGCTGGAGCAGGAGCGCGCGCTCCAGGAG GCAGAGCAGCCCAAAGTGCTGAGCGCCGTGGAGGACCGCATGGACGAGCTGGGCGCCAGCATCGCACAGGCCCGGCGGACAGTGGCCCTCGTCAAG AGCGCGGCCCTGGCAGAGCGGGAGAGGGTGAACCAGCTGTTTGCGGAGGCTGCGGCCGCCCTGCAGGGCCTCCAGAACCAAGTGCTGGGCTTCATCGAGGAGGGCGAGGCCACCACGCTGGGCCACTCCCAGGGCGACCTGCGGCGGCAGGAGGAACAGCGCAGCAGGCTCAGCCAGGCCCGACACAACCTCGGTCGGGTCCACGAGGCGGACTCCGTCGGCTTCCTGCAG GAGCTCCTGGCGCTGCGGCTGGCCCTGGAGGAGGGGTGCGGCCCCGGGCCGGGTCCCCCGAGGGAGCTCAGCTTCACTAAGTCATCCCAAGCTGTGAAGGCGGTGAGAGACACGCTGACGGCGGCCTGCGCCAGCCAGTGGGCGCAGCTGCGGGGGCTGAGCCGCGACGAGGATGGGCCGCCGAAGCTCAGCGAGGACG CCGATGCTGAGTCCCAGGACCCAGACAGCACGGGGGCCCTGGAGAGCGAGGCACCCAGGGATCACTTCCTCAAGT TTGCCTACATCGTGGATCTGGACAGCGACACGGCAGACAAGTACCTGCAGCTGTTTGGAACCAAAGGCGTGAAGAGGGTGCTGTGTCCCATCAACTACCCCGAGTCGCCCGCCCGCTTCACTCACTGCgagcaggtgctgggcctgggcgcGCTGGACCGGGGCACCTACTACTGGGAGGTGGAGATCATCGAGGGCTGGGTCAGCATGGGGGTCATGGCTGAAGATTTCTGCCCGCAAGCGCCCTACGACCGGGGCCGCCTGGGCCGCAACGCCCACTCCTGCTGCCTGCAGTGGAACGGACGCAGCTTCTCCGTGTGGTTCGGCGGGCTGGAGGCGCCCCTGCCGCACCCCTTCTCGCCCACGGTGGGCATCTGCCTGGAGTACGCCGACTGGGCCCTGGCCTTCTACGCCGTGCGGGACGGCAAGGCGAGCCTTCTGCGGAGGCTGAAGGCCCCCCGGGCCCGCCGGAGCGGCCCCCCGGCCTCCCCCGTCGACCCCTTCCAGAGCCACGTGGACGCCTGCTTCGCGGGGCTCTTCAGGACCAGGCTGAAGCCCGCCTTCTTCCTGGAGAGCGTGGACGCTCACCTGCAGATCGGGCCCCTCAAGAAGTCCTGCATCTCCGTGCTGAAGAGGAGGTGA